Proteins co-encoded in one uncultured Methanomethylovorans sp. genomic window:
- a CDS encoding ATP-binding protein — translation MERAFIYGKPVINPHFTNREKEISQIIYEIMSLKEGQAINLALLGQRRVGKTSLINNTIIRIDDDKQIIPIFVDCMSMPSIRRLSMYIAESAKNNYSEKRDDKEYISRLNQYLKKNLSDIISKIPDIDLSITSYISLKLSLQEQQKDEQLIFEKSLNYLEHLAIQKDVYFVVFVDEFSEIAIRWGDEFVRALRTLIQQQSRVMYIFSSSAVTYMNDLVYNSKSPFYRQLKPIYVGPLPIEETRKFILERFQVVEHTISDSALEKMIKITNGLPDYVQRLGDMILETSSNTEIIDEDIEIAYEEMFITLDAVFNMLFSRLTDNSKVYSDIVVSIAQYERPVQIATDSGVPMSSLYYYLPYLINTGIIQKIEKGKYSLVDPLFKIWIINKFKLEES, via the coding sequence ATGGAACGTGCGTTTATATATGGTAAGCCGGTCATCAATCCTCATTTCACTAACAGGGAAAAGGAAATCTCTCAGATCATATATGAAATTATGTCTCTAAAAGAAGGCCAAGCTATTAACCTTGCTCTACTTGGTCAAAGAAGAGTTGGAAAGACATCTCTTATAAATAACACCATCATAAGAATCGATGATGACAAACAAATAATACCAATATTTGTAGATTGCATGTCAATGCCATCAATAAGAAGGCTCTCAATGTATATTGCCGAAAGTGCAAAGAATAACTATTCCGAAAAGAGAGATGATAAAGAATACATCTCAAGATTGAACCAGTACCTGAAGAAGAACTTATCAGATATCATTTCCAAGATCCCTGATATTGATCTATCTATCACTTCCTACATATCCCTCAAACTCAGCCTGCAAGAACAACAAAAAGATGAACAGCTGATATTCGAAAAGTCTTTAAATTACCTTGAGCACCTTGCAATTCAAAAAGACGTTTATTTTGTAGTATTTGTAGACGAATTCTCTGAAATTGCTATCCGGTGGGGAGATGAATTTGTGCGAGCATTAAGGACTCTCATACAACAACAATCCAGGGTAATGTATATTTTTTCCAGTTCTGCTGTTACATACATGAATGACCTTGTCTATAACAGCAAGAGCCCATTCTACAGACAGCTAAAACCAATTTATGTAGGCCCCTTGCCAATAGAAGAAACGCGAAAATTCATACTCGAAAGGTTCCAGGTAGTAGAGCATACTATCAGCGATAGTGCTCTTGAAAAAATGATAAAAATCACAAATGGCCTACCAGACTATGTCCAGCGGCTTGGAGACATGATTCTTGAAACCAGCTCCAATACAGAGATTATTGATGAAGATATTGAAATTGCATATGAAGAAATGTTCATTACTCTTGATGCTGTATTTAATATGCTATTCTCCAGACTCACCGACAATTCAAAAGTATATTCAGATATTGTCGTTTCCATTGCACAATACGAAAGACCAGTACAAATAGCAACCGATAGCGGTGTTCCAATGAGTTCACTGTACTATTATTTGCCATATCTGATCAACACAGGAATAATTCAAAAAATCGAGAAAGGCAAATACTCTCTAGTAGATCCATTATTTAAAATATGGATTATCAATAAGTTCAAGCTTGAAGAAAGCTAA
- the iscB gene encoding RNA-guided endonuclease IscB — MRVFVLNKDGKPLMPTFPVIARLLLKEKKAKVVHKTPFTIKLLYETTEFTQPITAGMDTGSVMVGCAAISGNQILYQSEVILRNDIKEKMTQRRQYRRTRRTRKTRYREPRFDNRGKEGKIAPSIRSKIESHIREKNCVESILPVSKWIVETASFDIHKITNPTVEGIDYQNGDLKGFYNVKQYVLFRDNYTCQYCFGKSKDKVLECHHIIFRKNKGTDTPKNLIVLCQTCHQDLHAKYTQKTFPIHGVLSKTKHATEIGIIKSQLRKSGWIFEETFGYLTKFRREQILKLPKTHSNDAIAICCNDYQVIQPDDTIYTKKHVAAGDYQQTTGKRSEKKIPTEKLFGLRKFDLIKTIKGIGFVKGKRSSGYFAICDIFNKTISSSVKVKSECIRLQARKTTLVQLTRRNSSTR, encoded by the coding sequence ATGAGAGTTTTTGTATTAAACAAAGACGGTAAACCACTTATGCCAACTTTCCCGGTAATAGCAAGGCTATTGCTCAAGGAAAAGAAAGCAAAAGTAGTTCACAAAACTCCGTTTACTATCAAGTTACTTTACGAAACAACTGAATTTACCCAACCAATAACTGCTGGAATGGATACAGGTTCAGTGATGGTTGGGTGTGCAGCAATCTCTGGAAATCAAATACTATATCAATCGGAAGTTATTCTAAGAAACGATATCAAGGAAAAGATGACTCAGAGAAGACAATACAGAAGAACAAGAAGAACCAGAAAGACAAGATACAGAGAACCTAGATTTGATAACAGAGGAAAAGAAGGAAAGATAGCTCCTTCGATTAGAAGCAAGATAGAATCTCATATTAGAGAAAAGAACTGTGTTGAATCAATCCTTCCAGTATCTAAATGGATAGTTGAAACAGCTTCATTCGATATTCATAAGATAACCAATCCTACTGTAGAAGGAATTGATTACCAGAACGGAGATTTGAAAGGCTTCTATAACGTTAAACAATATGTTTTATTTAGAGACAATTATACCTGTCAGTATTGTTTCGGAAAATCAAAAGATAAAGTTCTGGAATGTCATCATATCATTTTCAGGAAGAACAAAGGAACTGACACTCCTAAAAATCTAATTGTTCTTTGTCAAACATGTCATCAGGATCTTCATGCAAAATACACTCAGAAAACTTTCCCAATACACGGAGTTCTATCCAAGACAAAACATGCTACTGAAATAGGAATCATCAAATCCCAGCTTAGGAAATCAGGATGGATATTTGAAGAAACCTTCGGATACTTGACAAAATTCAGGAGAGAACAAATCCTGAAACTACCCAAAACCCATAGCAACGATGCTATTGCAATCTGTTGCAATGATTATCAGGTCATTCAACCAGATGATACAATCTACACAAAAAAACATGTAGCTGCAGGAGATTATCAACAAACAACGGGAAAACGTTCTGAGAAGAAAATACCTACCGAAAAACTGTTTGGATTAAGAAAGTTCGACTTGATCAAGACAATAAAAGGTATTGGATTCGTAAAAGGAAAAAGAAGTTCTGGATACTTTGCAATATGTGATATATTCAACAAAACCATCTCCAGCTCGGTTAAGGTAAAATCTGAATGTATTAGATTACAAGCAAGAAAGACAACTCTTGTCCAACTAACGAGACGCAATTCCTCCACCAGATGA
- a CDS encoding AAA family ATPase yields MDESIENIFRNMTSSIFKDRHVLSNTFIPSKLVARDEQIRTIAEKMYPVLEGGSPQNAVIHGNPGSGKTVVMKFVSQLLMKEMETRGIVNKVKTVFIRCEETNTPTRILYKILQAINPLSTLPPIGLGTEHYYNAIWKELRYTKLSLIIVFDEIDKIKEDSLLNNLCRYDEDEKADSRQFISVFGLTNDLGWLDNLDARLRSVLRATKIVFSPYNADHLCEILSDRVPLAFHENAVHEDVIGFCAAYSARDDGDARRALLLLQTSGMIAQQRNEKMITKIHVDAALSEVDKSHYSKLLSESTSSQKLILLSLICLTRYATEKISTGLLYSEYSHFVRLTGTDQLSIQRVSGLISQLETAGFLVTTTRKGRKGNSRILTIDSAMLSLDALILSDPLLNGLSEAYYNIVGVRQKQLQGRFTCMVGSSHL; encoded by the coding sequence ATGGACGAATCAATTGAAAATATATTCCGCAATATGACTTCAAGTATCTTCAAAGATAGACACGTGTTGTCGAATACATTCATACCATCTAAACTGGTTGCAAGGGATGAACAGATCAGGACAATTGCTGAGAAAATGTATCCTGTGCTTGAAGGTGGATCTCCTCAAAATGCAGTAATTCACGGTAATCCGGGTTCAGGGAAAACCGTTGTAATGAAATTTGTTTCACAATTATTGATGAAGGAAATGGAAACAAGAGGAATTGTCAATAAGGTAAAAACTGTTTTTATTCGTTGTGAGGAAACAAATACACCTACTAGAATCTTATACAAGATCCTTCAGGCTATTAATCCATTATCTACATTGCCTCCTATTGGTCTTGGGACTGAGCATTATTACAATGCTATCTGGAAAGAGCTTCGATACACAAAGTTATCATTGATTATTGTCTTTGATGAAATTGATAAGATCAAAGAAGATAGTTTGTTGAACAATCTTTGTCGTTATGATGAAGATGAGAAAGCAGATTCCAGGCAATTCATCAGTGTGTTTGGTTTGACTAATGATTTGGGATGGTTGGATAATCTTGATGCACGTTTACGTTCTGTCCTTCGTGCGACTAAGATTGTGTTCTCTCCTTATAATGCTGACCACTTATGTGAGATCCTGTCGGATAGAGTTCCACTAGCATTCCATGAAAATGCTGTTCATGAAGATGTTATTGGATTCTGTGCTGCATATTCGGCCAGGGATGACGGAGATGCACGTAGAGCTTTGCTGTTACTGCAGACATCAGGAATGATAGCACAGCAACGAAACGAAAAAATGATTACAAAGATTCATGTTGATGCTGCTTTAAGTGAAGTGGATAAAAGTCATTACTCCAAACTTCTGAGTGAAAGTACAAGTAGCCAAAAATTAATTCTTCTTAGTTTGATTTGTCTTACACGATACGCTACAGAAAAAATATCTACTGGGCTTTTATATTCAGAATATTCGCATTTTGTTAGACTCACCGGAACTGATCAGCTTAGTATCCAGAGGGTTTCTGGCCTGATCAGTCAGTTAGAGACAGCTGGTTTCCTTGTTACAACAACCCGTAAAGGTAGGAAAGGGAATTCCCGTATATTGACTATAGATTCAGCAATGTTATCATTGGATGCTTTGATCCTTAGTGATCCTTTGTTAAATGGTCTTTCGGAAGCATACTACAATATAGTTGGAGTCAGACAAAAACAACTACAGGGAAGGTTTACGTGTATGGTGGGTTCTTCGCATTTATAA
- a CDS encoding AAA family ATPase, giving the protein MAENTVDVNKILFSGSVFLNPDAVSPGYKPKSINEVMHRVDFIEAYTTHFKKTVMGFDSSNLLVFGKTGTGKTMVTKLMMQVISEAALQNGIEVFPVFVNCNVTYSDTMVLRFLITQFEEKLDLPHEKLVNNFSEYYNRLTYLMTKYGKSIIIIFDEIDKLTNPDIINNFLRIKENDDMKRNVCIVGISNSLYFTKNLDPRTKSALSQTEITVEPYDAVQLEEILCYRAKLAFKDGVIDDMVIPLCAALAAQEHGDARRAIDLLRVSGDIADMRGDKIIQSEHVREANTKIDSDKTKRVVTRLTPQSKTAFLSSLLLLNKPGTNTVITSDIYNVYLQVCEQIGIDVLSARRFNDLIGELSMLELLYTKKTSRGRGKGVVNMVGIDVNLDSNIIFDWIYEDSQFYSMNGRKQLTIYNQLKF; this is encoded by the coding sequence ATGGCTGAAAATACAGTTGATGTTAATAAAATACTGTTTAGTGGCTCAGTATTTTTAAATCCTGATGCTGTGTCGCCAGGATATAAACCAAAATCTATAAATGAAGTCATGCATCGGGTTGATTTTATCGAAGCATATACTACACATTTTAAGAAAACTGTAATGGGTTTTGATTCTTCTAATCTTCTTGTATTTGGTAAAACTGGAACTGGAAAAACAATGGTTACTAAGTTAATGATGCAAGTTATAAGTGAAGCTGCACTTCAAAATGGTATTGAAGTTTTTCCTGTTTTTGTTAATTGTAATGTTACTTATTCTGATACGATGGTTCTGCGTTTCCTTATAACACAATTTGAGGAAAAATTGGATTTACCGCATGAAAAATTAGTGAATAATTTTTCAGAATACTATAATCGTTTGACATATCTAATGACTAAATATGGAAAAAGCATCATTATTATCTTTGATGAGATAGATAAACTTACAAACCCCGATATCATAAATAATTTTTTACGTATTAAAGAAAATGATGATATGAAACGCAATGTGTGTATTGTGGGAATATCAAATAGTTTATATTTCACAAAAAACCTTGATCCGCGTACGAAAAGTGCTTTATCACAAACAGAAATAACAGTTGAGCCATATGATGCAGTTCAACTTGAAGAGATACTATGCTATCGTGCGAAATTGGCTTTTAAAGATGGAGTAATTGATGATATGGTTATTCCTTTATGTGCCGCACTTGCAGCTCAAGAACATGGAGATGCTAGAAGGGCTATAGATCTTCTAAGAGTATCTGGTGATATTGCGGATATGAGAGGAGATAAGATTATCCAATCAGAGCATGTTCGTGAAGCAAATACAAAGATTGATTCTGATAAAACGAAGAGAGTTGTTACTCGTCTTACTCCTCAATCGAAGACAGCGTTTCTTTCATCATTGTTGTTATTAAATAAGCCAGGAACAAACACTGTAATTACTAGTGATATTTATAATGTGTATTTACAAGTGTGTGAACAAATTGGAATCGATGTATTAAGTGCACGCCGGTTTAATGATTTGATTGGTGAGCTCTCTATGTTAGAGCTACTTTATACAAAGAAAACTTCACGGGGAAGAGGAAAAGGAGTCGTGAATATGGTTGGTATTGATGTTAATCTCGATTCCAATATAATTTTCGATTGGATATATGAAGATTCTCAATTTTATAGTATGAATGGCAGAAAGCAATTGACTATTTATAATCAATTAAAATTTTGA
- a CDS encoding DEAD/DEAH box helicase yields the protein MDINTLDLPQKYIDFYKNKGYTTLYPPQAECIEKGLLEGKNVFCAIPTASGKTFLAELAMLKAISKGKKAIYIVPLRALAKEKYTSFKDFVPLGINPGIASGDYNTDNKWLEKCNIIVCTAEKADSLLRSEASWIDDVTCVVIDEVHLLACENRGPTLEMVLTKLRAKNDQIQFVSLSATVGNAEEVAKWLQSELITTDWRPADLIEGIFYQNKIQFSKYSIEINPITNDPAINIAIDTVNIGGQCLVFEASRKSCSDFAKKLSKHISPLITEKNREELNKLSLELDKEEQSNPILSECIRNGVAFHHAGLNEKQRDIVESGFKKGLIKVITCTPTLAAGLNLPARRVIIRDYKRFNPGQGRCPIPVLDYKQMAGRAGRPHLDPYGESVLIAESEKDIEKLKATFINAQAELVISNLAQENHFETHLLATINNRFANSLEDINRFLRKTLFGFQNPNADFENLTKKCLKVLHRRKMIEICDRIESTPFGKMVSVVYIYPETASIITSKIEKSLFVTPFNLMSIICSTPNMKNTSFTADERKNIENIIIERSNEIPWINATKINQITTQEIGSIKTSIMLMEWINGTPIQTIMRNYKIGEGDLKNTISTAKWLVYATRKIMEMQDNIWTSIISDIEKMLEMGTNNEMLALMTNSSIDRVSAQKLYDNKIVSIDILKTMPLKDVIGIIGLKKSIEIFNSLNIDYDLFKIIDEIETQNEQQTETKEDMQITKIQHEKVIETSNTELLAIEKNKPKITVRSIITKILHNLLLR from the coding sequence ATGGACATAAATACACTCGACCTTCCACAGAAGTACATAGATTTTTACAAGAATAAAGGATATACAACATTATATCCTCCACAGGCAGAGTGTATTGAAAAAGGTTTACTTGAAGGAAAAAATGTTTTTTGTGCAATTCCAACTGCAAGCGGAAAGACCTTTCTCGCAGAACTTGCAATGCTAAAGGCAATATCTAAAGGGAAGAAAGCAATCTATATTGTTCCCCTTAGAGCTCTTGCAAAAGAGAAATATACTTCTTTTAAGGATTTTGTTCCTCTTGGAATTAATCCTGGTATTGCTTCCGGTGACTATAATACTGATAATAAGTGGCTTGAGAAATGCAATATCATCGTTTGCACCGCTGAAAAAGCAGATTCCCTGCTACGGTCAGAAGCATCCTGGATTGATGATGTTACATGCGTTGTTATCGATGAAGTTCATCTTCTTGCATGTGAGAACAGAGGTCCCACTCTTGAAATGGTACTTACGAAACTGAGAGCTAAAAACGATCAAATACAATTCGTCAGTCTATCTGCAACAGTTGGAAATGCAGAAGAAGTAGCAAAGTGGCTACAATCTGAACTCATTACGACTGACTGGAGACCAGCAGACCTTATAGAAGGTATATTTTACCAGAACAAAATACAGTTCAGTAAGTACAGCATTGAGATAAATCCAATAACGAATGATCCTGCAATAAATATTGCTATCGATACCGTAAATATCGGAGGGCAGTGTCTTGTTTTCGAAGCAAGTAGGAAAAGCTGTTCTGATTTTGCAAAGAAACTCAGTAAACATATTTCTCCACTAATCACTGAAAAGAATAGAGAAGAACTCAACAAACTATCTCTTGAACTGGATAAAGAAGAACAATCTAACCCAATCCTGTCCGAATGTATCAGGAATGGAGTTGCATTCCATCATGCAGGTCTGAACGAAAAACAGAGAGATATCGTAGAATCAGGATTCAAAAAAGGCCTGATTAAAGTAATAACCTGTACACCAACCCTAGCTGCAGGCCTTAATTTACCTGCAAGAAGAGTGATTATAAGAGACTATAAAAGATTCAATCCAGGCCAGGGAAGATGTCCAATTCCCGTACTTGATTATAAACAAATGGCCGGAAGAGCAGGAAGACCACATCTTGATCCATACGGAGAAAGTGTGCTTATAGCTGAATCTGAAAAGGATATAGAAAAACTCAAAGCAACGTTTATCAATGCACAGGCAGAGCTTGTTATATCAAATCTAGCACAAGAGAACCACTTTGAAACTCATTTATTAGCTACGATCAATAATAGGTTTGCGAACTCACTCGAAGATATCAATCGCTTCCTTCGAAAAACATTATTTGGATTCCAGAACCCAAATGCTGATTTTGAAAACTTAACAAAGAAATGTCTTAAAGTACTGCATCGAAGAAAAATGATTGAAATATGCGATAGGATAGAATCCACTCCTTTTGGGAAAATGGTATCCGTTGTATATATCTACCCGGAAACAGCATCCATAATAACAAGCAAGATTGAAAAATCATTATTCGTTACCCCCTTCAATTTGATGAGTATAATATGTTCAACACCCAATATGAAAAACACTTCCTTTACTGCAGACGAAAGGAAGAATATTGAAAATATCATCATCGAAAGAAGTAACGAAATTCCGTGGATAAATGCAACCAAAATAAACCAGATCACCACGCAGGAAATAGGAAGTATTAAAACAAGTATAATGCTAATGGAGTGGATTAATGGAACTCCAATACAAACAATAATGAGGAACTATAAAATTGGAGAAGGCGATCTGAAAAACACTATATCAACAGCAAAATGGTTAGTCTACGCTACCCGGAAAATTATGGAAATGCAAGATAACATCTGGACAAGCATTATCTCTGATATTGAGAAAATGCTTGAAATGGGTACTAACAATGAAATGCTTGCCCTGATGACAAACTCATCCATAGACAGAGTATCAGCCCAAAAACTATACGATAACAAAATAGTATCAATTGATATCTTAAAAACAATGCCACTAAAAGATGTTATTGGAATAATAGGACTCAAGAAGTCTATAGAGATATTCAATTCACTGAACATTGATTATGACCTTTTCAAAATAATCGATGAAATTGAAACTCAGAATGAACAACAAACAGAAACTAAAGAAGATATGCAGATAACAAAAATCCAGCACGAAAAAGTAATTGAAACATCGAATACTGAATTATTAGCAATAGAAAAGAATAAGCCAAAAATCACAGTTAGAAGCATTATAACAAAGATACTTCATAATCTGCTTTTAAGATAA
- a CDS encoding DUF4326 domain-containing protein — MYWFNIVSNALLNRNRIYTNNYNRTHLKRQICLCDSNASTTPPCQPSVVEDGVVDKYRTWLLQQDHLLVALPELFGKTIACWCAPFACHGDILTEFAEMLEATAGNTKMTAEEIRRILS, encoded by the coding sequence ATGTATTGGTTTAATATTGTTAGCAATGCCCTACTCAATAGGAATAGGATATATACTAACAACTATAATCGAACACATCTAAAAAGACAAATATGCCTGTGTGATTCAAATGCGTCAACTACCCCACCCTGCCAGCCTTCGGTTGTCGAGGATGGGGTAGTTGACAAGTATAGAACATGGTTACTTCAGCAGGACCACTTGCTTGTTGCTCTACCGGAACTCTTTGGAAAAACGATTGCCTGCTGGTGTGCTCCTTTTGCATGCCATGGAGATATTCTCACTGAGTTTGCAGAGATGTTAGAAGCAACTGCAGGAAACACAAAAATGACGGCAGAGGAAATCAGAAGAATTCTTTCTTAA
- a CDS encoding RNA-guided endonuclease TnpB family protein: MKKGNVYRIYPDKEQKTLLEQHFGAARFVYNHSLFLKKLMYNKFRINITEIDLNNHLVSLKETFPWLKDLNSQSLQQANRNLLTGFKNFFEGRGSYPTTKRKKDNKFSFQVPQNYQINLTSSQIYLPKIGWMKIILHRDFLSKEFIEKNLVIKEVNGEKILDQKLNTELKVLKTLTVSRTPAGRYHVSILIENYETYPEPASFNEKTTVGIDVGIKSFAVLSTGQVIDNPKFLKRSLKKLIKLQKSVSRKQKGSKNRKKAVAKLAKHHQLVANQRKDFHHKVSAKLISDNQALAIEDLNVSGMIRNHCLAQSISDVGWFEFIRKLMYKAEWYGKTILRIGRFEASSKLCNVCGYKFSDLTLDIREWKCPSCKTLHDRDKNASINIKKIALNNLNTHGTWERAYGLTDKSQGKEVGSLSVFS, from the coding sequence ATGAAAAAAGGTAATGTATATCGAATCTATCCTGACAAAGAACAAAAAACATTGTTAGAACAACACTTTGGTGCTGCTAGATTTGTATACAATCACTCTCTTTTTCTCAAGAAGTTGATGTACAATAAGTTCAGAATCAACATCACTGAAATTGACCTAAACAACCATCTGGTTTCTCTCAAAGAAACATTCCCGTGGTTAAAGGATCTTAACTCTCAGTCATTACAACAAGCAAATAGAAATCTATTGACTGGATTTAAGAACTTCTTTGAAGGAAGAGGTTCTTATCCAACAACCAAGAGAAAGAAGGATAATAAATTTTCATTTCAAGTTCCTCAGAACTATCAGATCAACCTGACTTCCTCTCAAATATACCTACCTAAAATAGGTTGGATGAAGATAATTCTTCATCGAGATTTTTTAAGCAAAGAATTCATTGAAAAAAATCTTGTAATAAAGGAAGTTAATGGAGAAAAGATCCTTGACCAGAAACTTAACACGGAATTAAAAGTTCTCAAAACATTGACTGTTTCCAGAACACCAGCTGGAAGATATCATGTTAGTATTTTGATTGAAAACTATGAAACTTATCCAGAACCTGCTAGTTTCAATGAAAAAACTACTGTTGGTATTGATGTTGGAATAAAATCATTTGCTGTTCTATCCACAGGACAAGTAATTGATAATCCTAAGTTCCTGAAACGGTCATTAAAGAAACTCATCAAATTACAGAAAAGTGTTTCCAGAAAACAAAAAGGTTCAAAGAACAGGAAAAAAGCAGTTGCAAAATTAGCAAAACATCATCAGTTGGTAGCAAATCAGAGAAAAGATTTCCATCATAAAGTCTCAGCGAAACTAATTAGCGACAACCAAGCTCTCGCTATAGAAGACCTAAATGTAAGTGGAATGATCAGAAATCATTGTTTAGCTCAATCAATCAGTGATGTTGGATGGTTTGAGTTCATCAGGAAATTAATGTATAAAGCAGAATGGTACGGTAAGACCATTCTACGAATTGGTAGATTTGAAGCATCATCCAAGTTGTGTAATGTTTGTGGATACAAGTTCAGTGATTTGACTCTTGATATCAGAGAATGGAAATGTCCTTCCTGTAAAACATTGCATGATAGAGACAAGAATGCTTCTATCAACATTAAGAAAATAGCTTTGAATAATCTAAACACCCATGGAACATGGGAAAGAGCCTATGGACTCACTGACAAAAGTCAGGGGAAAGAAGTAGGAAGCCTCTCAGTCTTTAGCTGA